One window from the genome of Nicotiana sylvestris chromosome 9, ASM39365v2, whole genome shotgun sequence encodes:
- the LOC138878371 gene encoding uncharacterized protein, translating to MDGTCRGNPGRSLIGFCIRDEVGNLIYAEGREISEGTNNVSEAVAIAEALKMCKGLNYFQIWMQTDSILLKNIIEESWKPPWYITKHVEEILRLKEQSIIKVTHIFREGNTLADHLANYALDEGNTECHGFWDLDSKGRRIVNEDKMQCPYIRVKVARN from the coding sequence ATGGATGGAACATGTAGAGGGAACCCAGGGAGGAGTTTGATTGGTTTCTGCATAAGGGATGAGGTAGGTAATCTGATATATGCAGAAGGAAGGGAGATTTCTGAAGGAACCAACAATGTATCAGAAGCAGTAGCTATTGCGGAGGCATTGAAGATGTGCAAAGGTCTTAATTATTTCCAGATATGGATGCAGACAGATTCTATTCTTTTAAAGAACATTATAGAGGAATCATGGAAGCCTCCTTGGTATATTACTAAACATGTAGAGGAGATTTTAAGACTGAAGGAACAAAGTATCATCAAGGTCACTCACATATtcagagaagggaatacattagcAGACCACCTTGCCAATTATGCTCTAGATGAAGGAAATACTGAGTGCCATGGTTTCTGGGATCTGGACTCAAAAGGAAGGAGGATCGTTAACGAAGATAAGATGCAATGTCCTTACATAAGAGTAAAGGTTGCAAGGAATTAG